A stretch of the Trueperaceae bacterium genome encodes the following:
- the hisIE gene encoding bifunctional phosphoribosyl-AMP cyclohydrolase/phosphoribosyl-ATP diphosphatase HisIE: MDDASTLTLDDVAFGADGLVTVVTQDAASGEILMLAHADREALEATLATGEAHYHSRSRGELWRKGATSGHLQRVRTVTLDCDGDAVRYQVEPAGPACHTGARSCFHRPLAHDAATGSTVPADAFGVLQRVVDARLTTLPEGSYVTQLHERGPGYVAQKVVEEAGESVVAALEHDDDGLREEAADLLFHLTVLLRERGLGLDDVARVLLARHEGASAPKTDDAPDDGAPPEPHA; the protein is encoded by the coding sequence ATGGACGACGCCTCCACCCTAACGCTCGACGACGTCGCCTTCGGTGCGGACGGGCTCGTCACGGTCGTCACGCAGGACGCCGCGAGCGGCGAGATCCTGATGCTGGCGCACGCCGACCGCGAGGCGCTCGAGGCGACGCTCGCGACCGGCGAGGCGCACTACCACAGCCGCTCGCGCGGCGAACTGTGGCGCAAGGGCGCCACCAGCGGGCACCTCCAGCGGGTCCGGACCGTCACCCTCGATTGCGACGGGGACGCGGTGAGGTACCAGGTGGAGCCCGCCGGTCCCGCCTGCCACACGGGGGCGCGCAGTTGTTTCCATCGCCCCCTCGCGCACGACGCCGCCACCGGGTCGACGGTGCCCGCCGACGCCTTCGGCGTCCTGCAGCGCGTCGTCGACGCCCGCCTCACGACGCTTCCCGAGGGGTCGTACGTCACGCAGCTCCACGAGCGCGGTCCCGGGTACGTCGCGCAGAAGGTCGTCGAGGAGGCCGGCGAGAGCGTCGTCGCCGCCCTCGAGCACGACGACGACGGCCTTCGCGAGGAGGCCGCCGACCTGCTGTTCCACCTCACGGTGCTCCTGCGCGAACGGGGCCTCGGGCTGGACGACGTCGCCCGCGTCCTGCTCGCCCGGCACGAAGGGGCGAGCGCGCCGAAGACCGACGACGCGCCGGACGACGGGGCGCCCCCCGAGCCGCACGCATGA